In the Penaeus chinensis breed Huanghai No. 1 chromosome 31, ASM1920278v2, whole genome shotgun sequence genome, one interval contains:
- the LOC125041635 gene encoding uncharacterized protein LOC125041635 — translation MTTRREGTTCSFPTDAVWWSSTSWTAPASTPPCRTRARSRPEARASMAKDRAEAEAEEQEDREGAVSTEVRAEAPEGSAKVKGQDSRARGLGRSRPWPTGRPPSKRAEGGRPQGIGGGPFGGTLVSIVSDPFILLDFVLLFVFIAILLNDMLSEMNFQPKIRSIR, via the exons ATGACGACACGCAGGGAAG gtactacgtgcagcttcccgacggaCGCCGTCTGGTGGTCGAGTACTTCGTGGACAGCGCCGGCTTCCACCCCACCGTGTCGTACGAGGGCGAGATCACGACCGGAGGCCAGGGCCAGTATGGCCAAGGAcagggcggaggcggaggcggaggagcaggaggacagggagggggcGGTCAGTACGGAGGTCAGGGCGGAGGCTCCGGAGGGTTCGGCCAAGGTCAAGGGTCAGGATTCTCGGGCTCGGGGGCTGGGTCGAAGCCGTCCCTGGCCTACGGGACGCCCTCCAAGTAAGCGGGCGGAGGGTGGCCGCCCTCAGGGCATCGGCGGTGGACCCTTCGGAGGAACATTAGTTAGCATAGTCTCAGATCCCTTCATTTTGTTAgactttgttttgttatttgttttcattgCCATACTGTTAAATGATATGTTGAGTGAAATGAATTTCCAGCCAAAGATTCGATCCATCCGCTAA
- the LOC125042033 gene encoding pro-resilin-like codes for MTERKGEWVTLTPSCHLSLSSYIRVIAGVSESLVSQHANNTDMKFLAIVLVSVSAAAAAPQEGYNYQAPTGQGSQFSSGAGQFSGTGSGQYSGDGQFAPAQYSFQWDVNNQAFGNFYGHKEQRENDYTEGSYYVQLPDGRRLVVEYYADSTGYHPTISFEGEAQYPSGPGQFGPGQGGGPGQFGPGQGGGQGQGYPQSGPGPSPGFPQPPSQSYGLPSK; via the exons ATGACAGAGCGAAAGGGCGAGTGGGTAACCCTCACACCCTCATGCCACCTCTCACTCTCGTCTTATATAAGGGTGATCGCTGGCGTCTCCGAATCACTTGTCTCTCAGCACGCGAACAATACAGACATGAAGTTTCTG GCCATAGTGCTGGTGAGTgtttcggcggcggcggcggctcccCAGGAAGGGTACAACTACCAGGCTCCTACCGGTCAGGGGTCCCAGTTCTCGTCAGGGGCAGGCCAGTTCTCCGGTACCGGTTCTGGACAGTATTCTGGAGACGGACAGTTTGCTCCGGCGCAGTACAGCTTCCAGTGGGATGTCAACAATCAAGCCTTTGGCAACTTCTACGGCCACAAAGAACAGAGGGAAAACGACTACACCGAGGGAAG TTACTACGTGCAGCTGCCCGACGGCCGCCGCCTCGTGGTCGAGTACTATGCCGACAGCACCGGGTACCATCCTACCATCAGCTTTGAGGGAGAAGCCCAATATCCCTCCGGACCAGGTCAGTTTGGTCCAGGTCAGGGCGGTGGGCCAGGTCAGTTTGGACCAGGTCAGGGCGGAGGTCAAGGTCAGGGTTACCCCCAGTCTGGTCCAGGTCCGAGCCCCGGATTCCCTCAGCCGCCTTCACAATCTTATGGTCTCCCCTCAAAGTAA
- the LOC125042034 gene encoding pro-resilin-like has translation MAAGSSTNRIRTRSSFRPAVHFSQLTNTNMKAAVAMVLAWVALASAAPQDGYNYPTPEGQGLLLPGTGSGQQQYASVPAQYSFQWEVNNAASNNFYGHKEQRENDNTQGSYYVQLPDSRRLLVEYFADASGYHPTISFEGEAQFPTGSGQGQGYPQTGPGSAQGPSQSYGLPA, from the exons ATGGCTGCAG gttcatcaac AAATCGTATAAGAACGCGATCGAGCTTTCGGCCTGCAGTTCACTTCTCGCAGTTGACCAACACAAACATGAAG GCAGCAGTTGCAATGGTTCTTGCCTGGGTAGCACTGGCCTCGGCGGCACCCCAGGATGGCTACAACTACCCGACACCCGAGGGCCAAGGACTGCTCCTGCCTGGCACGGGCTCAGGGCAGCAGCAGTATGCATCTGTTCCTGCTCAGTATAGCTTCCAGTGGGAAGTGAATAATGCTGCCTCCAACAATTTCTACGGCCATAAGGAGCAGAGGGAAAATGACAACACTCAGGGGAG TTACTACGTGCAATTACCCGACAGCCGCCGTCTTCTTGTTGAGTATTTCGCTGATGCTAGTGGTTACCACCCGACTATTAGCTTCGAGGGCGAGGCACAGTTCCCCACTGGTTCAGGTCAGGGCCAAGGGTACCCGCAGACTGGCCCTGGATCTGCTCAGGGTCCTTCGCAATCCTATGGGCTTCCTGCTTAA
- the LOC125042262 gene encoding pro-resilin-like: MKAAVAVLSLVAAVGLAAPQEGYNYPTPGGPGLPFPGSGSGSGQGQYPSVPAQYSFKWDVNDPPSSNFYGHQEQREDANTQGSYYVQLPDGRRLIVEYYVDASGYHPTITFEGEAQYPSGPGSGAGAGFGSGSGLGGGYSLPGTGSGGVQAPSQSYGPPAK; encoded by the exons ATGAAG GCCGCGGTCGCAGTGCTCTCGCTGGTGGCGGCGGTGGGGCTAGCAGCTCCCCAGGAGGGCTACAACTACCCGACGCCTGGCGGCCCCGGCCTGCCTTTCCCCGGATCCGGATCCGGATCGGGGCAGGGGCAATACCCCTCGGTCCCCGCGCAGTACTCCTTCAAATGGGACGTGAATGACCCTCCTTCAAGCAATTTCTACGGCCACCAAGAACAGAGGGAGGATGCCAATACTCAGGGGAG TTACTACGTCCAGCTGCCCGACGGCCGTCGTCTGATCGTCGAGTACTACGTGGACGCCTCAGGGTACCACCCCACCATCACCTTCGAGGGCGAAGCGCAGTATCCTTCGGGCCCGGGGTCAGGGGCGGGAGCTGGCTTCGGCTCAGGGTCAGGCCTGGGCGGTGGCTACTCCCTCCCGGGGACCGGCTCCGGCGGCGTCCAGGCCCCGTCGCAGTCCTACGGCCCGCCGGCCAAATAG